One Sebaldella sp. S0638 DNA segment encodes these proteins:
- the lysA gene encoding diaminopimelate decarboxylase — protein MKLFGTSKINERGNLEIGGIDTGELTKEFGTPLYVMDQKLIEDTIDIMKEAFVSERFNTQIAYAGKAFLTTGMVNLVNKKGLDLDVVSAGELYTAIKAGFPMDRVHMHGNNKTEEELNMAIEYGIKEIVIDNEDEIEKIERICRDKNKKQAVLLRIDPGIEAHTHEYIKTSGLTSKFGISLFQDNLFDIVKRLDDSEYVEFKGFHTHIGSQIFQSAFFIFALDEIFKYLSKLKEELGIAVETVNMGGGFGVYYAEGDQPPKLDELLKEVITYTEAMEIKYRIGFKNLNIEPGRSIVANAGTTLYTVGGIKETVGGKTYVFVDGGMADNIRPALYQAKYEAGIINKLEDEDKKEVTLAGKFCESGDVLIGNAKLQNAEIGDIVAVPTTGAYCYSMSSNYNRFAKPALIFVKDGQAKLAVKRETLDDLVRNDVIFDL, from the coding sequence ATGAAATTATTCGGAACATCAAAAATTAACGAAAGAGGAAACCTTGAAATAGGCGGAATAGATACGGGGGAGTTAACTAAAGAATTCGGGACACCGCTTTATGTAATGGATCAGAAACTTATTGAAGATACTATTGATATAATGAAAGAAGCTTTTGTATCAGAAAGATTCAATACACAGATAGCTTACGCAGGTAAGGCATTTCTTACTACAGGAATGGTAAATCTCGTAAATAAAAAAGGTCTGGATCTGGATGTAGTATCAGCGGGAGAATTATACACAGCAATAAAAGCAGGGTTTCCTATGGACAGGGTTCATATGCACGGAAACAACAAAACCGAGGAAGAACTAAATATGGCTATAGAATATGGAATAAAAGAGATAGTTATAGATAATGAAGATGAAATAGAAAAAATAGAAAGAATATGCAGAGATAAGAATAAAAAACAGGCGGTGCTTCTGAGAATAGATCCGGGAATTGAAGCCCATACACATGAATATATAAAAACATCAGGTCTGACTTCAAAGTTTGGAATATCATTATTTCAGGATAACCTTTTTGATATAGTGAAAAGACTTGATGACAGTGAATATGTGGAGTTCAAAGGATTTCACACACATATAGGATCACAGATTTTTCAGTCGGCGTTCTTTATATTTGCACTTGATGAAATATTCAAATATCTTAGCAAGCTGAAAGAAGAACTGGGAATAGCAGTAGAAACAGTAAATATGGGCGGAGGATTCGGTGTTTATTATGCTGAGGGAGATCAGCCGCCAAAGCTTGACGAGCTTTTGAAAGAAGTAATTACATATACAGAAGCTATGGAAATTAAATACAGAATAGGATTTAAAAATCTGAATATAGAACCGGGTAGAAGTATAGTTGCAAATGCCGGAACAACATTGTATACTGTAGGAGGAATTAAAGAGACTGTGGGAGGAAAAACTTATGTTTTTGTCGACGGCGGTATGGCTGACAATATAAGACCAGCATTATATCAGGCAAAATATGAAGCCGGAATAATCAATAAACTAGAAGATGAAGACAAAAAAGAAGTAACTCTTGCCGGGAAATTCTGTGAATCAGGAGATGTATTAATAGGAAATGCAAAACTGCAGAATGCAGAAATAGGAGATATAGTGGCAGTTCCTACTACAGGAGCCTATTGCTATTCTATGTCAAGCAACTATAACAGATTCGCAAAACCAGCTCTTATATTTGTAAAAGACGGACAGGCTAAGCTTGCTGTAAAAAGAGAGACATTAGACGATCTTGTAAGAAATGATGTTATATTTGACTTATAA